From the genome of Bdellovibrio bacteriovorus, one region includes:
- a CDS encoding glycosyltransferase family 2 protein: MTKLPISLVIITLNEEAHIERCIRSVPFADDIVVVDSFSTDRTVEIAERCGARVFQEKWKGFGPQKAFATAQAKNSWVLALDADEALSPELAAEIYGGFSDLNSEAGYLFPRKSYHLGRWISHGGWYPDYQLRLFNKSISQWDSADVHEKVQVKLKLKMKRDLLHWVFDGISDQVLTNDRYSTLGAKELLAAGKKFSYLKMIFKPWGKFVETYFVKAGFLDGLPGFIIAVGASYSLFLKFAKLWEMERAQKKSSQ, translated from the coding sequence GTGACGAAACTTCCCATATCTCTAGTGATCATTACCTTAAATGAAGAGGCGCATATCGAGCGCTGCATTCGCTCCGTTCCCTTTGCCGACGATATTGTCGTGGTCGACAGCTTTTCGACGGATCGCACGGTAGAAATCGCCGAACGCTGTGGAGCCCGCGTGTTCCAGGAAAAATGGAAGGGGTTCGGTCCCCAAAAAGCCTTCGCAACAGCTCAAGCGAAAAACTCTTGGGTGTTGGCGCTCGATGCAGATGAAGCGTTAAGTCCCGAGCTTGCGGCAGAAATCTATGGCGGTTTTTCTGATTTGAATTCCGAGGCGGGGTATCTTTTCCCGCGCAAGTCCTATCATCTGGGACGTTGGATTTCTCACGGTGGTTGGTACCCTGACTATCAACTTCGCCTGTTTAATAAATCCATTTCTCAGTGGGATTCCGCGGACGTACACGAAAAAGTGCAAGTAAAGTTAAAGTTAAAAATGAAGCGCGATCTGCTTCATTGGGTCTTTGATGGGATCAGTGATCAGGTTCTTACCAACGACCGCTATTCCACGTTGGGAGCAAAAGAGCTTCTCGCGGCAGGGAAGAAGTTTTCTTACTTAAAGATGATCTTTAAGCCTTGGGGGAAGTTCGTTGAGACTTACTTCGTGAAAGCCGGTTTTCTAGATGGGCTCCCAGGTTTTATCATTGCTGTCGGGGCCTCTTACTCGCTGTTTTTAAAATTCGCCAAACTCTGGGAGATGGAACGTGCTCAGAAAAAGTCTTCTCAATAA